One genomic segment of Oenanthe melanoleuca isolate GR-GAL-2019-014 chromosome 5, OMel1.0, whole genome shotgun sequence includes these proteins:
- the LOC130254375 gene encoding solute carrier organic anion transporter family member 1C1-like isoform X4 — MDRPMAAGQLKEKSQFQDSEGSAVPARTVCQNCSKLKIFLGALAFSFFAKGFSGSYMKSMSSQIERRFEISSSIVGIIDGSFEIGNLMVMVLVSYLGPRVHRPKVIAAGCLIMSAGAFLSVMPQFLMGRYNYDRITVSVDNSSTSVSACSPAWAEGPAATDATGTPSTGINAGCEKTTNSYLWLFVLVGNLLRGIGEAPIMPLGVSYIDDFSKEENSAFYIGLVRSSGMFGPTLGFLLGSFCASLWVDVGAMDVDAISINPKDSRWVGAWWLGLLICGAVNFIASLPFWFLPYSLPKEGENENLKMSHLSVQDQHKIDPPAQPQLKFSEAVKDFLPAVRKLFGNPIFVVFIFLTILQYNSLVGIITYEPKFMEQQFNISVAKAIFLIGVVLLPVTILGMFLGGFLIKKFKLHISEMAKFACSSFLVAYLLNLLYFTCGCEGLRVAGLTAPYAGIKDVSSSKHVYVASCNAGCSCKVDQWDPVCGDNGITYMTACFAGCKSSSGTGRNMVFHNCSCVEGQGLGLGNSSAVLGQCQRESYRFLQT; from the exons aTGGACAGACCAATGGCTGCTGGCCAGCTCAAAGAAAAATCGCAGTTCCAGGACAGCGAGGGCAGTGCAGTCCCTGCCAGGACTGTGTGCCAGAACTGTTCCAAGCTGAAG atATTTCTTGGAGCTctagctttttccttttttgccaAAGGATTTTCTGGAAGCTACATGAAGAGCATGTCCAGCCAAATTGAGAGGAGGTTTGAAATCTCATCGTCGATTGTTGGCATTATTGATGGCAGCTTTGAGATAG GTAACTTAATGGTGATGGTGTTGGTGAGCTACCTTGGACCCAGGGTTCACAGGCCAAAAGTCATTGCTGCTGGGTGTCTCATCATGTCTGCAGGAGCTTTTTTGTCAGTGATGCCTCAGTTCTTGATGGGACG CTACAATTATGACAGGATAACTGTCAGTGTGGACAACTCCTCCACGAGTGTGTCAGCGTGCTCCCCAGCGTGGGCTGAGGGCCCTGCAGCCACGGATGCTACAGGAACCCCCAGCACGGGGATAAATGCTG GATGTGAGAAAACAACAAATTCCTATCTGTGGCTCTTTGTGTTGGTGGGGAACCTTCTACGTGGAATTGGGGAGGCACCAATTATGCCCCTGGGAGTTTCATATATTGATGATTtttctaaagaagaaaattcagcattttacatAG GCCTGGTGAGATCCTCGGGCATGTTTGGGCCCACGCTGGGCTTCCTGCTGGGCTCGTTCTGCGCCAGCCTCTGGGTGGACGTGGGCGCCATGGACGTGG aTGCCATCAGCATAAATCCTAAGGATTCCCGTTGGGTTGGTGCCTGGTGGCTTGGATTGCTTATCTGTGGAGCAGTCAACTTCATTGCTTCATTGCCTTTCTGGTTTTTGCCTTATTCCTTACCAAAAGAAGGAGAGAATGAAAACTTGAAGATGAGTCACTTGTCTGTTCAAGATCAGCATAAAATAGACCCCCCAGCTCAACCACAGTTGAAGTTCTCAGAGGCAGTAAAAG ATTTCTTGCCAGCAGTCAGGAAGCTGTTTGGAAATCCAATTTTTGTGGTGTTCATCTTCCTCACTATTCTGCAGTACAATTCCCTTGTTGGGATAATAACCTATGAGCCAAAGTTTATGGAGCAGCAATTTAATATATCAGTGGCAAAAGCCATCTTTCTAATTG GCGTGGTGCTTCTACCTGTCACAATCCTGGGGATGTTCCTGGGAGGTTTCCTGATCAAGAAATTCAAGCTGCACATAAGTGAGATGGCCAAGTTTGCATGCAGCTCCTTCCTGGTGGCGTACCTGCTGAACCTCCTGTACTTCACCTGCGGCTGCGAGGGGCTGCGGGTGGCCGGGCTGACCGCGCCCTACGCTGG aATAAAGGATGTTTCCTCCAGCAAGCACGTCTATGTGGCCAGCTGCAATGCTGGGTGCAGCTGCAAGGTGGACCAGTGGGACCCTGTCTGTGGGGATAATGGGATCACATACATGACAGCCTGCTTTGCAGGGTGCAAATCATCATCTGGGACAGGAAGGAATATG GTGTTTCACAATTGCAGCTGTGTGGAAGGACAAGGGCTCGGGCTTGGCAATTCCTCTGCAGTTCTGGGACAATGCCAAAGAGAAAGCT